DNA sequence from the Marinilongibacter aquaticus genome:
ATCGGAATTGTACGAGCAAATTCAACAGGCTGGGTTTGCCTTCCCGAAAGTCTTGGAAGATTGGCTCGATCCCGCTTGGGAAAATTTCGATTTAAGGAAAAATCCACTCACGCCATGGTTAGAACCTGCAATGGTGGATAAGATTAAGAATTTTGAAACTGTTTTGAACGGATATTATCCCACAGTTTCCGATTATCGCATTAAGGGAGTGAAGAAAAGTGTGCTGCGTGCACTTGCTTCACTACGCTATAAAACAGGGATTTATCGCTATCCATACGAGATCAAATTGCTGCATAAAATCTGGAAATACCGTCAACCCGAAATCGAAGGTTTTTACGCCGAATGAGCACGCTGAGGGAAATAGTGAAACGGGTTACGCACCCATTTTTAAAAACCTTTTTGAATCTTTACTATTCAAAACCGAGGCGTTTTAAATTTGAAGACATAGGTCTTTGGGTCCATCCAGATGTATTTCCGCCCCAATTGACTTTAAGCACGAAAATTTTGTTGAATTGGATAAAAGGGCAAGAGCTACTTGGACAATCCTTTTTGGAGTTGGGCTGTGGAAGTGGGGCTATTGCTTTGTTTGCAGCCAAACGGGGGGCAGTAGTTGTGGCAAGCGATATAAATCGTGTTGCACTTTTGGCCCTTCATAAGAATGCCAAAGAAAACAATGTAGCACTTGAAATAATTGAATCCGACCTTTTTCGATCCATTCCATATAGGCAGTTTGATTGGATCGTAATCAACCCGCCGTATTATCCTCAAAAACCAGCGTCTATAAAGGAGTCTGCTTGGTTTTGCGGTGAAAATTTCGAGTATTTCTCACAGTTATTCACTGCTTTATCCGAGAAGAATTGGGGGCGAAATATCGCGATGATTTTATCGGAAGATTGCGATTTGACACGAATTCAGGATATGGCAAAAACACAGAGTATTGAAATGACTATTCTCGAATCTTTCGCAAATCGATTTGAAAAAAACTACATTTTTCAACTGAAAACGCAAGCTCAGATGCGTGAAATATAGTCTTTGAGTTTTTCTACAGATTCTTTGAAATTGTAGACTTCGGTGACCAATCTCTTGCCCGTTCGGGCTTTTTCGGCGGCCATTTCGGGTTCGGATTGCATGCGGTGGATATTGCAAGCCATGTTTTCTATGTCCAGATAAGGGCTAAGTAGTCCTGCTTCATCACTGACAAATTCTTGGCAGCCACCGGTCTTTTCAAAGCCCAAAATCGGTTTTTCGCATATGGCGGCTTCGAGCATTACCAAGGGGAAGGGGTCTTCACGGCTGCTGACCACAAAGAGGTCGAGGGCATCGATTATTTCCACTGCTTTTGGTGTGGGTTCAATGAAACTGATCTGTTCGCCCACGCCCAATTTTTCCAAATCGTATGCTACGTTTTCGTAGTAAGCTCCTTCTTTTCGCATACCAATCCAGACAAAATGCACGGGGTCTGGCCAAGCCTTTTTTTGGTAGGCGGCTACAAGTTGTACATAAATGTCCAGTCCCTTTCGCCATTCGGCATTTCCGCATGCCCCAACCAAAAAGCAGTTTTCTGGCAAGCCAAAGGCTTTCTTTATCGCTTTCTTGTCGTTTTTGGCGATTCGGGTCAATATCCCTTCGTTGTCGATAAAAGAATGGATAACCTCAATTTTTTCGGCGGGAACACAATGCTTTTCGACCAAGTTTTCCTTTACGGCATTCGAACAGGCAATTATACCTTTTGATTCGGAAAAAATAGCTTGTCTGCTGGCCTGGTGAGCATATAAATTCAATGAGAATTCGAGCTCATGAATGTGTGTGATAAGCGGAATTCCCAAAGCTGATTTTGTGGCCAAAGCCAAATCTGCGGAGGCAATGGTATTGGCGTAAATAAAATCGAATTGCGATTCTTTGAACAATTCGGACAGAGCCTTTTGTTCTTTTTTGCCTTCCAATCCGAGAGCACGCTTTACCTTTCCTTTAAGCTTACTTCCGGGTTCATTATCCATGGCTCTGACCGTACACACAGCCTCGAAATCGGGCAACAAAGGGCCCCATTTAATGCCACAAAGCAGCTGCATGGCAAACCCCTTGGCTTTAAAATCCTTCATTATGTTCAACAAAAAGAGCTGTGCTCCGGCTCTGTTGGCATCGTGACTGATGAAAAGTATGCTGGGCTTATGTGTGCTCAATGCTAAATGTGTTGGTTGATGATTTTAGAAATTCGATGAATATCTTCGTCGGCCAAATCTGGATACAAAGGCAGAGAAAGTACACGGCTTACCACCGATTCTGAAACGGGGCAAGAATCTTGGCTGTGGGCATAGGGCAGCGTATTCAGGGAAGGGTAGAAATACCTTCGTGGATAAATATTCTCCTCTTTTAATGCAGCAATAACCTTATCGGTTATGTCCGCATCTTGAAAAACCACAGGATAATAGGCGTAATTGCTTTTGAATTCTGTATAATGACTTAGAGGTTTGAACAGTTTTTCGAAATCCAAAAGGCTATCGTACAATTCTGATTTCTGCCTTCTTTTGGCAATGTTGGTTGCCAAATGTGGAAGGACTGCCCGACCCATGGCCGCATGAAATTCAGAGTTTTTGGCATTTATTCCCAGGCTAAAGTAATCGTCGTTTACGTGTCCAAAACTGCGGTATAATTTCAACTTCTCGAAAAGTGCTTCGTTTTTGCACATCACCGAACCGCCTTCAATCGTATGAAAAACTTTGGTGGCGTGAAAGCTACAGGTCGAGGCGTCGCCGTAGTTCAAAACCGGCAAGCCGTTTAACTCGGCTCCGAATGCATGTGCGGCATCGTAAATTACCGGAATATTGTATTTTTTTCCGATGGCTTCAATCTTCTCGACTTCACAAGGATTGCCGTAGACATGCGTGGCCAAAATGGCTGAAGTTTTATCGGTTATTTTTTCTTCGATCAAGTCCGCGTTGATATTTAAATCGTGCGGATTGATATCGACAAAAACGGGTTTGCAGTTTTCCCACAAAACAGCTGTGGTGGTGGCACAGTAGGAGTAAGGCGTGGTAATCACTTCGCCTTTTAATTCCAATGCTTTGATAATGAGCTGTATGGCTATGGTGCCGTTGCTTACATAAAGCAGTTGTTCAAAACCCAAGAAGTTTTTCAATTCTTCTTCCAAGCTTTGCAAAATGGGACCATTGTTTGTGAGCCAATGCGATTGCCAAATTTGATCTAGAAACTTTTCGTATTCCTCCCTTGGGGGCAAGAATGTTTTGGTCACATATATGTTCACAGGTAGCAAAGATGTTTTGTCAAAATTAAGAATTCGCAAAGAAAGAGCCGCTATTCCACCAACTCTTTTTGCCAGCTCTTGACATGCAGGTTCATTGGGCGGATCGCACCCGGCCATTTGCCTAAGTATTCCGAGTCTTCTCTGAAATCGTGGATGTCGAACATCAAGGCCTCTTCAAAAAAGAAAAGGGGTTTCAGTTCGTCTTCAACCACCATTAGCGAAATGAAATAAGAGCCGTCGTTCAAGAAATTTCCGGGTATTTTGAACTCGGAAGACACGATACCTTTCTGAAAAACTTGCCCGTTGTTTGCCCTGTTGAAAATGCATTCTCCGGTCATCGAGTACAGAAATACACTCAAGTTCAGTTTAGCATTGTCTTTGTCGTTCCAAAACTCGTATTCGATTTTCAACGGTGTTTTTGTTGTCAAATCCGAGCCCGCGGCGATCTCATCATCTGATTTCAATTCGACGCGTTTGGCGTAGATGCCGTGTTGGCCAGGAGCATCATTGATGGAAGTCCACTCTTGCTTCAGGCGGAAGGTCGAAACCTTTTGGATGTAATTGTTGATCACGTTTTTGATCGGACCGTGATCGAGCAATTCGCCTTTGCTCAAAAAGGCTCCCTTATTGCAAAGGCTTTCGACGGCGGTGAGGTTGTGGCTTACGAAAAGGATTGTACGCCCACTTTTCGACACTTCCCTCATTTTGCCAATACTTTTCTTTTGAAAATCGGCATCGCCTACGGCAAGTACTTCGTCCACAACCAGGATTTCGGGTTCGAGGTGGGCTGCAATGGCAAAGCCCAAACGTACATACATGCCCGAAGAGTATCGCTTTACCGGTGTGTCCAAAAATTTCTGGATTCCCGCAAACTCCACAATATTGTCGAATTGGGCATTGATTTCTTGCTTTCGCATGCCCAAAATGGATCCGTTCAGGTATATGTTTTCTCGTCCTGTGAGTTCGGGATGAAACCCAGTACCTACTTCAAGTAAGCTGGCCATTCGGCCTTTTATCCTTATCTCACCTGTTGTAGGCGTAGTGATTCGGCTCAACAATTTCAGTAAGGTTGATTTACCAGCACCGTTTGCTCCAATCAGCCCAAGGCGGTCGCCTTGTTCCACCTCCAAACTTATTCCCTGAAGAGCCCAAAAAAGTTCTTTTTCCGATATGTTTTCTTTCTTGAGTATCGATTTCGTGAAATTCACGATGTCGTCTCGCAGCGTGTTGCCTTTATTCAGCTTGTGCTTGATCACATAACTTTTGGAGACATTATTGATTGTAATTACTGCCATTTCGATATCAAATATAGTCTACAAAAGAGTTTTCGTGCTTTCTGAAAAAGCGAATGGAAAGAATGATACTGATGAATGAGAAAATCAGAAGCGGGGTGAAACTTTCCCATCGAAACGGGGCATTATCGCCAAGTAGAGCCCACCGTAAGCCGTCTATGCAGCCAGTTACCGGATTGAGCACAAAAAACTTGTACAGGTGTGGTTTGCCCGATTCTACAATACCTGAAGTATACGCTACGGGTGAAATGAACATCCCAAATTGCAAAATGAAGGGAATCAACTGGCCGATGTCTCGATAACGGACATTCAAAACGGCTGCAAACAGGCCAATTCCAGATGCCGCTATATAGGCCAATAAGATAAATATCGGAGCAAATATGATCTTGTAGTCTGGAAAGAAATCATAATAAATACAGAAGAACAGGAATATCACCAAACTGATGGCCAACTCAATCATACCCAGAAAAAACGAACTGAATGGGATGATTATACGTGGGAAAAACACTTTGGAGACCAAGTTGTTGTTCACGACAATACTCAAACTGATAGTTTGTAGAGATTGTGAGAAAAATAACCAAAGAATGGTACCCGGAAGTACAATCAATATATAGGGGATATCAGTCTGCTGAGCCAAATTTCCTACAAAACCAAAGGCAAAAACATAGGCAAAAGCCGAAACCAAAGGTTTGATTACACTCCAGAGAACCCCAAAAATGGTTTGCTTGTATCGAACCATAATGTCTCTTTTGGCCAAAATCCAAAAGAGTTCTCTATAGTCCATTACTTCCTTCCAATAGTCTAGAAAAGAAGGTTTTGCGGTTATTACTTTAACTTTTTCGTTTTTCAATCTTAATGGAAATTATACGAGCACCACTTTTCTGTAGGCGTCAATAATAATCAAAATAAACAAACACAATGCCAGAGCGGCCAAACTTCCGAGTTTGACGTCCCAGTTTCCTTTGGGGTATTCGGTTTCCAGCGGTAGTCGAGAATATTCTAAGACTGTAAATATAGGTGTTTGTTCGAGTATTGTGCGATTTAAAGCTTCGATAGTCGCCAATTGTTGTACATATTGGTTGCTCAAGAAGGTAGAGTTACGCATAACTTGGCTCTCTTTTTGTCTTCCTCTTGGGTCAACTACATTCGGGTT
Encoded proteins:
- a CDS encoding methyltransferase, yielding MLNWIKGQELLGQSFLELGCGSGAIALFAAKRGAVVVASDINRVALLALHKNAKENNVALEIIESDLFRSIPYRQFDWIVINPPYYPQKPASIKESAWFCGENFEYFSQLFTALSEKNWGRNIAMILSEDCDLTRIQDMAKTQSIEMTILESFANRFEKNYIFQLKTQAQMREI
- a CDS encoding ABC transporter permease gives rise to the protein MDYRELFWILAKRDIMVRYKQTIFGVLWSVIKPLVSAFAYVFAFGFVGNLAQQTDIPYILIVLPGTILWLFFSQSLQTISLSIVVNNNLVSKVFFPRIIIPFSSFFLGMIELAISLVIFLFFCIYYDFFPDYKIIFAPIFILLAYIAASGIGLFAAVLNVRYRDIGQLIPFILQFGMFISPVAYTSGIVESGKPHLYKFFVLNPVTGCIDGLRWALLGDNAPFRWESFTPLLIFSFISIILSIRFFRKHENSFVDYI
- a CDS encoding glycosyltransferase family 4 protein, whose protein sequence is MSTHKPSILFISHDANRAGAQLFLLNIMKDFKAKGFAMQLLCGIKWGPLLPDFEAVCTVRAMDNEPGSKLKGKVKRALGLEGKKEQKALSELFKESQFDFIYANTIASADLALATKSALGIPLITHIHELEFSLNLYAHQASRQAIFSESKGIIACSNAVKENLVEKHCVPAEKIEVIHSFIDNEGILTRIAKNDKKAIKKAFGLPENCFLVGACGNAEWRKGLDIYVQLVAAYQKKAWPDPVHFVWIGMRKEGAYYENVAYDLEKLGVGEQISFIEPTPKAVEIIDALDLFVVSSREDPFPLVMLEAAICEKPILGFEKTGGCQEFVSDEAGLLSPYLDIENMACNIHRMQSEPEMAAEKARTGKRLVTEVYNFKESVEKLKDYISRI
- a CDS encoding DegT/DnrJ/EryC1/StrS family aminotransferase, giving the protein MNIYVTKTFLPPREEYEKFLDQIWQSHWLTNNGPILQSLEEELKNFLGFEQLLYVSNGTIAIQLIIKALELKGEVITTPYSYCATTTAVLWENCKPVFVDINPHDLNINADLIEEKITDKTSAILATHVYGNPCEVEKIEAIGKKYNIPVIYDAAHAFGAELNGLPVLNYGDASTCSFHATKVFHTIEGGSVMCKNEALFEKLKLYRSFGHVNDDYFSLGINAKNSEFHAAMGRAVLPHLATNIAKRRQKSELYDSLLDFEKLFKPLSHYTEFKSNYAYYPVVFQDADITDKVIAALKEENIYPRRYFYPSLNTLPYAHSQDSCPVSESVVSRVLSLPLYPDLADEDIHRISKIINQHI
- a CDS encoding ABC transporter ATP-binding protein, which codes for MAVITINNVSKSYVIKHKLNKGNTLRDDIVNFTKSILKKENISEKELFWALQGISLEVEQGDRLGLIGANGAGKSTLLKLLSRITTPTTGEIRIKGRMASLLEVGTGFHPELTGRENIYLNGSILGMRKQEINAQFDNIVEFAGIQKFLDTPVKRYSSGMYVRLGFAIAAHLEPEILVVDEVLAVGDADFQKKSIGKMREVSKSGRTILFVSHNLTAVESLCNKGAFLSKGELLDHGPIKNVINNYIQKVSTFRLKQEWTSINDAPGQHGIYAKRVELKSDDEIAAGSDLTTKTPLKIEYEFWNDKDNAKLNLSVFLYSMTGECIFNRANNGQVFQKGIVSSEFKIPGNFLNDGSYFISLMVVEDELKPLFFFEEALMFDIHDFREDSEYLGKWPGAIRPMNLHVKSWQKELVE